In Edaphobacter aggregans, the sequence TGTTGCCGGCGACGGTAGAGGATGTTGTGTCGACTGCCATGTCCTCAGCGCGGACGATGACGGATTCGGTGGTGCTTCCGATGGGCAGCACGACGTCGACTGTGGGCGTCTGGCCGATGAGCATGGAGGTCTTTACTTGCACCGTCGTGAAGTTGGGTGCTCTGACGGTGACGACGTAATCGCCTGCGGTAAGAGAGGGAACCTGATAGATTCCGTCGGCGTTGGTCTTGGTGTTGATGATGGTTCCGCCGACCTGGCGGACTTCGACGGTGGCGTCGGCGATGACGGCTCCCTGAGCGTCGGTGACGTGTCCGATGATTCCGGTCTGCTGAGCATGAAGCGCGGAGACTGAGAGAAGGAGGGCGAGGAAAACGCGATAGATCGGCTTCATTTTGGAGGAACCTCGAGGAACAGAGTCAGGTGCTTGTTCTACGTCAGCCCGTTCAAGTGGCTCAGAGGAGATGAGCGGGGCGAGAAGTTGAGGATCAGCAAAGGGGCGCTATCTTGAACTGCTTTGTCAGATTCGATCCCGAGTAAGAGGGAGATCGTGCTGAACGGGAACAAGTTATATCCCGAAGGTAGGGTGCAATTGCGCCTGCGTCGTTGGGTTGCGGGACAGGAAGCTTTTGGGTTGAATGATTGGAGCGTAGAGGCTTTCCGGCGCCGTGTCTAATCGAAAGATTTTCGCGCGTGATAGAAAACTGCGAGGAAATGTAGGTCTGTCGCGGGTTTTCGTTGACAAAATGCGGAACTGCCGTGAATATGTGATTAAGCCGCGATGAACTTTTGGCTGTGATTCAGCAAAAATAAATCGGTCTTACCCACCACAACTTCATACGCATCTCTAACTTGCTTGGAACAGCCCGTAGCAGTGCACAGGTTTTTTTATTTGACCGCGAGGCCTACTTTGGACTTCAGAATCAGGCAGCTGAAGTGTTTTCTCACACTCTCTGACCTTCTCAACTATGGGAAGACGGCGCGCGCTTTGTATATGAGCCAGCCGACGATCACGTTCCAGATCAAGTCGTTGGAGGAGTCGTTCGGCGTTAAGTTGTTTGAGCGCGATCGGCAACAGGTGCGGTTGACCGATGCCGGATTTGCGTTTCGTGAGTATGCGCAGAGCATCATGGATTCGGTTGACGCTGCTCAGGAGTGCCTGAGCGGACTGCATGCACGACTGCGGCTGCGCGTCAGTTGCGGGCCGGTGGGACAGTTCGTGTTGCTGCCAGCGGTGATTCGAGCATTGGCAGAGCAGTATCCGAAGTTCGAGCTCGAGGTGAGCGAGCTGACGACCGAGCAGATGATGTCGAGGCTGCCCGAAGGCAAGATGGATGCGCTGCTGATGGTCAGCTCGCTGCCGATCAAAGGGCTTCGCTTCGATCCGATCTGCAAGGAGACGCTGGTGGCAATGGTTTCGCGCCGTAGTCCGTTGGCTGCGGGACGGAACATCTCGGTTGAAGATCTGCGCCGCACGAGCGTGATCGCGTCGCGTACGAAGGATTGCCGGTTCCATCAGCCCTGGTTGCATAGTCTGTTGGCTCCGTTCGGGATTACGCCGCGGATTGTTGAGTCGCCGCAGTCGTGCTCGGTGCAGTTTGCTTATGCGGCTGCCGGGGAAGGGATTGCGATTACGACAGCTTCGATGGCAATCTGCTCGTTCCCTGATGTTGTGGCCCTGCCATTCTCTGAGCCACTGCCTGCGCTGCAACTAGGGCTGGCTTCCATGGAGAGCAATGAGTCAACGGCGATGACGGTCTTTCGCAAGATCGTGATGCAGTGCGCTGAGGCGACGCTGGAACGACGCTTGCCGATGAATAGCTTTTCTTCGCACGCGCATCAGCCTGTGGTTGCGTTTGCCAGCCAGCGAGAGGCTAGCTAGGTCCTCGCAGGTGCCTTCCCAATGATCGATCAGCAAGTCTCCTATTTTCATTCAGATATAAATCAGCGTGGCGGTTTGTGTGGAACTAAATCGGCATCGCGAACCTCCTTGATTGGTGCGGTGATTCGCGGTTTTGGTGCTTGGCAAGGTTGTAGCCTATGGAAGACGGTCTCTGTGGAAAATCTGAGGAGTGGAAAGACGACGCCGATGATCTTTGGTGCGCACGTAATCGTATACAGCAAGGACGCGGCGGCGGACCGCGCCTTTCTGCGCGACGTTCTGCGATTTACTTCTGTGGACGCTGGCCACGGTTGGCTGATCTTCGCGCTGCCTCCTGCGGAGGTGGCGGTTCATCCTGCAGAAGAGAATGACCGGCCTGAGCTTTATTTGATGTGTGACGATCTTCGGGCGGCGATTGCGGTGCTCGCGGAGAAGGGCGTCCAGTGTACAGAGGTGCAGGAAGCCAGGTGGGGTTCAATCGTCAAGGTTCGGCTTCCGGGCGGAGGCGAAGTCGGCCTTTATCAGCCGAAGCATCCAACGGCTTTGAACCTCGCAAACTGACCCACTAGCTACGATTCAGTTGGTAGTCGAGGAGTGCGCCTTTTCAAGTGCCAGCACTGCATACGCGGTTGCAGCGTCGCTCATAAAGCGGCCCACGTCGGTCTGCGGATCGCGCTGTTTGTTCAGCGATGTAGCGAGCCAGTCGCCGTCCTTCTGCTGGTGCTGTTCAAGCCACTCGACCCCACGCTGCAGCGTTTTGTCCCGGTGGCTCGTTCCGGATTCTTCCATCGCCAGGACGACTAGAGCGGTTGCAACGCCGTCGCTCCCCTGCGGCTCCGGCGAGTGATCCAGCCGTGGCTTCTTGTCCATTGCGTAGAGCCTCCAGCCGCCGTCAGTCTGCTGGAGACTTTGAATTGTCAGGAGCAATGTCTTGCGCTCGGCGTGGGTCAGTAGTCCGTGGACCTTTGAGGATGCCCACAGGACGTAGATTTGGCTCATGAGCGGTTGCGTCGCATACTGCCGACGAAGGTAGTCGCGCATCCGGTCTGTGTGCTCGCGAACTGCGGGCTCGTGTGCATATCGATCCGGAGCATTGGCTATCTCGATCATGAGCAACGCCGCGCCTTGATAAGCGGACTCTCCAGCCTCCCACGGACCGAGGTGGAAGTCCTGCCACTTCCATCCGCCGGCTCTCTGGCCGGTTTGCTCCTGCAAGGCCCATGCATTGTCAAAGGCCGTTCGCGTAATGGGGCGGAGATGTCCCTGGCGTGCGTCGTAGCTTGCGAGGATGATTGCGTTCAGCACGGCTTCGGTCGCGTGCGCCTCGGCGGTCTTGCCGGGTCCGTGGACTGCGTCGGAGTAGAACGGGATCATCTCGGACCAGTGGCTGACGCGCTTTTCCACGCTGTCCATCATGATCTTCTCGGGTGCGGCCATCTCGCTGGACTGCTGTCGCAGCGCGGGGCGCGCCATTGCATACGGCACATTGGTGTGACAGGAGATGCAGATGGTTCCGTGGTCTTTCTGGGCACGCGGCCATTGCTGCCACCAGACTTCGCGACTGTCGAGGTAACTTGCGGCTGCCTGCTGGCTCCAGTGCGCGGTCGAGGTCTTAGAAGGGGTTTTGGAGGCTCCGCGGACCGGCTTTGCTCTCCACAGACCGATTCCTATGACGGATCCGGCCAG encodes:
- a CDS encoding VOC family protein, whose protein sequence is MENLRSGKTTPMIFGAHVIVYSKDAAADRAFLRDVLRFTSVDAGHGWLIFALPPAEVAVHPAEENDRPELYLMCDDLRAAIAVLAEKGVQCTEVQEARWGSIVKVRLPGGGEVGLYQPKHPTALNLAN
- a CDS encoding LysR family transcriptional regulator, with amino-acid sequence MHRFFYLTARPTLDFRIRQLKCFLTLSDLLNYGKTARALYMSQPTITFQIKSLEESFGVKLFERDRQQVRLTDAGFAFREYAQSIMDSVDAAQECLSGLHARLRLRVSCGPVGQFVLLPAVIRALAEQYPKFELEVSELTTEQMMSRLPEGKMDALLMVSSLPIKGLRFDPICKETLVAMVSRRSPLAAGRNISVEDLRRTSVIASRTKDCRFHQPWLHSLLAPFGITPRIVESPQSCSVQFAYAAAGEGIAITTASMAICSFPDVVALPFSEPLPALQLGLASMESNESTAMTVFRKIVMQCAEATLERRLPMNSFSSHAHQPVVAFASQREAS